A region from the uncultured Macellibacteroides sp. genome encodes:
- a CDS encoding NlpC/P60 family protein: MTLSRLVIRFSFFLMLLLLVSCGTRKQFTPESPPADDLSQLYGIRITNEDNVTLYTQAAQWLGVPHRYGGADKKGVDCSGFVAILYQKVYGRKLSRSSADMLKHDCRKISRSKLREGDLVFFRTESGRKKLPNHAGIYLKNDKFIHTSTSRGVMVSSLNEPYYLRTWISGGRVK, from the coding sequence TCTGCTTCTTGTTTCCTGCGGAACCAGAAAGCAATTTACACCCGAATCGCCTCCCGCCGACGATTTATCTCAACTTTACGGCATACGAATAACGAATGAAGATAACGTAACACTCTACACCCAAGCCGCTCAATGGCTGGGAGTGCCCCATAGGTACGGAGGCGCCGATAAGAAAGGGGTGGATTGCTCGGGGTTTGTTGCCATCCTTTATCAAAAAGTATATGGCCGAAAACTTTCACGATCGTCGGCCGACATGCTGAAGCACGATTGCCGGAAAATTTCGCGCAGCAAGTTACGCGAAGGCGATCTTGTTTTCTTCCGGACAGAATCCGGTCGGAAAAAGTTGCCCAATCATGCAGGGATCTACCTTAAAAACGACAAATTTATACATACCAGTACATCCCGTGGGGTGATGGTGAGCAGTCTGAACGAACCCTATTACCTGCGAACCTGGATTTCCGGAGGGAGAGTAAAGTAA
- the serS gene encoding serine--tRNA ligase, which yields MLTLKVITENPDEVIRRLAKKHFDAKEIIGKIIELDKTRRTTQSVLDENLATLNNLSKTIGALMKEGKKDEAEQARAKVAEIKEGNKELDAAKTAAEQEMNNLLVLVPNLPHDSVPEGRVAEDNICEKTGGVVPQLHADAVPHWDLCKKYDLIDFELGVKITGAGFPVYKGYGCRLQRALINFFLDNAREAGYLEIQPPYVVNADSGYGTGQLPDKEGQMYHATIDDLYLIPTAEVPVTNIYRDVILNESELPVKNAAYSACFRREAGSYGKDVRGLNRLHQFDKVEIVRIDTPEHSYESLKEMVDYVQSLVDKLELPWRILRLCGGDMSFTSAITFDFEVYSAAQERWLEVSSVSNFESYQANRLKCRYRDASKKTQLCHTLNGSALALPRIVAALLENNQTPEGIRIPKALVPYTGFDMIK from the coding sequence ATGTTGACGCTTAAAGTAATTACGGAGAATCCGGACGAAGTAATCCGCAGGTTGGCCAAAAAGCATTTTGATGCGAAAGAGATTATCGGTAAAATTATCGAGTTAGATAAAACAAGACGTACTACCCAGTCGGTTCTTGATGAGAATTTGGCAACGCTGAATAACTTATCGAAAACAATCGGTGCCCTGATGAAGGAAGGAAAGAAGGACGAAGCCGAACAAGCCCGCGCCAAAGTTGCCGAAATTAAAGAAGGTAACAAGGAGTTGGATGCAGCTAAAACGGCTGCGGAACAGGAAATGAATAACCTGCTGGTGCTGGTTCCTAATTTACCTCATGATTCGGTTCCCGAAGGACGTGTAGCTGAAGATAACATATGCGAAAAAACAGGAGGAGTAGTTCCTCAATTGCATGCTGATGCGGTTCCTCACTGGGATCTATGCAAGAAATATGATCTTATCGATTTCGAATTGGGCGTTAAGATTACAGGAGCAGGTTTCCCGGTTTATAAAGGATATGGTTGCCGTTTGCAACGTGCCCTTATAAATTTCTTCCTTGACAATGCACGCGAAGCAGGTTATCTTGAAATACAACCTCCATACGTTGTAAATGCCGATTCAGGCTATGGTACTGGTCAGCTTCCCGACAAGGAAGGCCAGATGTATCATGCAACGATAGATGATCTTTATCTTATTCCAACAGCCGAAGTACCTGTTACCAATATCTACCGTGATGTTATTCTGAACGAATCCGAACTTCCTGTCAAGAATGCAGCCTATTCTGCTTGTTTCCGTCGTGAAGCAGGTTCATATGGAAAAGATGTTCGCGGTTTGAATCGTTTGCACCAGTTCGACAAAGTAGAAATTGTGCGGATAGATACGCCGGAACATTCTTACGAGTCGTTGAAGGAGATGGTTGATTATGTGCAATCACTGGTAGACAAGCTTGAACTTCCATGGCGTATACTTCGCCTTTGTGGGGGAGATATGAGCTTTACTTCTGCTATCACGTTCGACTTTGAAGTATATTCTGCTGCTCAGGAACGTTGGTTGGAAGTAAGTTCTGTTTCAAACTTCGAAAGCTATCAGGCAAACCGTTTGAAATGCCGTTACCGCGATGCAAGCAAGAAAACACAACTTTGTCACACGTTGAACGGTAGTGCCCTGGCTTTGCCTCGTATCGTGGCCGCTTTGTTGGAAAACAACCAGACGCCAGAAGGTATCCGTATTCCCAAGGCACTTGTGCCTTACACAGGTTTCGATATGATTAAGTAA
- a CDS encoding DsrE/DsrF/DrsH-like family protein gives MKYLIIGGVAGGATVAARLRRMDEQANVILFERGEYVSYANCGLPYYIGDTITNRNNLFVQTAQGFTARFNIDIRTKQEVVSILPDSKSVIVRNLTTNETYTETYDKLVLSPGAEPVRPKIEGIGSKRVFTLRNVPDTDTIKGYINELKPKRALVVGGGFIGLEMAENLHALGIEVGVIEMANQVMAPLDFSMAAIVHHHIVENDVSLYLEDGIVSFKETEKGIIAVLKSGKQLETDMVILSIGVRPETLLAKGAGLSIGELGGISVNNHMQTSDPDIYALGDAVEVTHLVTGSKALIPLAGPANKQGRIVADNIVFGNKRTYDGSIGTSIAKIFDLTVAASGANSKLLAKEGIPYYESFTHSASHAGYYPGALSMSVKILFAPKTGQLLGAQIVGFDGVDKRIEMMAQVIRAKGTIYDLIEIEHAYAPPYSSAKDPVNMAGFVAENILTGKVKTAQWRDIDGLSKDALVLDVRTRDEFALGSIPGSINIPVDALRHRLDELPLEKDIVVTCAVGLRGYVAYRILTQNGYERVRNLSGGYKTWSLAKIEPNINKHISSKPANEDGSEDVVFPAIKDLKLINACGLQCPGPVMQLKKNYGEIGVGEQLQITATDPGFAKDVVAWCKITGAQLLSVENKAGIIHATIEKTEPQSQNKMISNGDRKTFIVFSDDLDKALASFVIANGAASTGKKVSMFFTFWGLNVIKKKEKPSVAKDIFGKMFGMMLPAHSGKLKLSKLNMGGAGSWMMRLIMKNKKIDSLESLMQQAIDNGVEMIACTMSMDVMGVKEEELLDNVVYGGVASYLERAEESNVNLFI, from the coding sequence ATGAAGTATCTTATTATCGGAGGAGTAGCCGGAGGTGCTACTGTAGCTGCACGTTTACGAAGGATGGACGAGCAGGCAAACGTCATTCTTTTTGAACGCGGAGAATATGTTTCGTATGCAAACTGCGGACTCCCCTACTACATTGGCGATACTATCACCAATCGTAATAACCTATTTGTCCAGACAGCCCAAGGATTTACGGCCCGTTTCAACATTGATATCCGGACTAAACAAGAAGTTGTGTCTATCTTGCCCGACAGTAAATCGGTTATTGTTCGCAATCTGACAACAAACGAAACATATACAGAAACCTACGATAAACTGGTTTTGTCTCCCGGAGCAGAACCTGTACGCCCAAAGATAGAAGGCATTGGAAGCAAACGGGTATTCACACTTCGTAATGTGCCCGACACGGATACCATTAAAGGATACATTAACGAATTAAAGCCCAAAAGGGCTCTGGTAGTTGGTGGAGGTTTTATCGGACTGGAGATGGCTGAGAACTTACATGCGCTTGGCATTGAAGTGGGTGTTATCGAAATGGCAAACCAGGTAATGGCGCCGCTTGATTTCTCAATGGCTGCTATTGTACATCATCATATTGTAGAGAATGATGTCTCTTTGTATCTGGAAGATGGTATTGTGAGTTTTAAAGAGACCGAAAAGGGTATAATTGCTGTTCTTAAAAGTGGTAAACAGCTGGAAACGGATATGGTTATCCTGAGTATCGGGGTACGTCCGGAGACATTGCTGGCTAAGGGTGCCGGATTATCTATCGGCGAACTTGGTGGTATTTCGGTTAACAACCACATGCAGACTTCAGATCCTGACATCTATGCATTGGGTGATGCCGTAGAAGTTACTCACCTGGTTACAGGTAGCAAAGCTTTGATTCCTCTTGCGGGACCGGCAAACAAGCAGGGCCGTATCGTTGCCGACAATATTGTATTTGGTAATAAAAGAACATACGATGGGTCTATCGGAACATCCATCGCAAAGATATTTGATCTTACAGTAGCCGCATCGGGGGCTAACAGCAAGCTGCTTGCCAAAGAGGGTATTCCTTACTATGAATCGTTTACTCACAGTGCATCGCATGCCGGCTATTACCCGGGAGCCTTGTCCATGTCGGTAAAGATTTTGTTTGCACCGAAGACCGGACAGTTACTGGGAGCACAGATTGTTGGTTTTGATGGTGTAGATAAGCGAATTGAAATGATGGCACAGGTTATCCGTGCCAAAGGAACAATTTATGATCTGATTGAGATCGAACATGCTTATGCTCCTCCCTACTCTTCGGCAAAAGATCCGGTTAATATGGCAGGGTTTGTGGCCGAGAATATTTTGACCGGCAAGGTTAAAACGGCTCAGTGGCGCGACATCGACGGTCTTTCTAAAGATGCATTGGTGTTGGATGTTCGCACACGCGACGAATTTGCACTTGGTTCTATACCCGGTTCTATTAATATTCCGGTAGACGCGCTTCGCCATCGATTGGACGAGCTTCCATTAGAAAAAGATATTGTTGTAACCTGCGCTGTTGGTTTGCGTGGTTATGTGGCTTACCGTATTCTAACTCAGAATGGGTATGAACGGGTGCGAAACCTATCGGGAGGATATAAAACATGGTCGCTCGCCAAAATCGAGCCCAATATAAACAAGCATATCAGCTCCAAGCCGGCAAACGAAGATGGTAGCGAGGATGTTGTGTTCCCTGCCATTAAGGATCTGAAGTTAATAAACGCCTGCGGCTTGCAATGCCCCGGTCCGGTTATGCAACTTAAAAAAAATTATGGAGAAATAGGCGTTGGAGAGCAATTACAGATTACCGCTACCGATCCGGGCTTTGCAAAAGATGTGGTTGCCTGGTGTAAGATAACCGGAGCTCAACTGCTTTCGGTAGAAAACAAAGCTGGCATTATTCACGCAACAATCGAAAAAACAGAACCTCAAAGTCAAAATAAAATGATAAGTAACGGAGACAGAAAAACATTCATCGTATTCAGCGATGATTTAGATAAAGCCCTCGCCTCTTTTGTAATTGCCAACGGGGCAGCCTCAACAGGTAAGAAAGTAAGTATGTTCTTCACTTTCTGGGGACTTAACGTAATCAAAAAGAAAGAGAAACCGTCGGTTGCCAAGGATATCTTTGGGAAGATGTTCGGTATGATGCTTCCTGCTCACAGTGGCAAACTAAAACTTTCTAAACTAAATATGGGTGGTGCCGGCAGCTGGATGATGCGTTTGATTATGAAGAATAAGAAAATAGACAGTTTGGAAAGTCTGATGCAGCAAGCCATCGATAACGGTGTTGAAATGATTGCCTGTACCATGAGTATGGATGTGATGGGTGTGAAAGAAGAAGAGCTGCTCGACAATGTTGTTTATGGTGGTGTGGCTTCTTACCTGGAACGTGCGGAAGAGTCGAACGTAAATCTCTTTATCTAA
- a CDS encoding winged helix DNA-binding protein, whose protein sequence is MEPICAIKDIYKTLYQFEKDFSEAYDITINEAMLLCCLKDGECKSAGVICDFIGLSNSRVSKIITAVEDKELINRTICKEDKRQMIFELSATGKEKVKEMMSAELNIETLFNKLNECMKRD, encoded by the coding sequence ATGGAACCAATTTGTGCAATTAAAGATATCTATAAAACGCTGTACCAGTTCGAGAAAGATTTCTCTGAAGCGTACGATATAACCATTAATGAAGCTATGCTGCTTTGCTGCCTGAAAGACGGCGAATGTAAATCGGCCGGAGTAATCTGCGATTTCATTGGATTGTCCAATTCAAGGGTATCAAAGATAATAACAGCGGTTGAGGACAAGGAACTGATAAACAGAACTATCTGCAAAGAAGACAAGCGCCAGATGATATTTGAACTTTCGGCTACCGGCAAGGAGAAAGTGAAAGAAATGATGAGTGCCGAACTCAACATCGAAACCTTGTTCAACAAGCTGAACGAATGCATGAAAAGGGATTAA
- a CDS encoding dihydroorotate dehydrogenase-like protein, which translates to MIDLKTKYAGLTLRNPLIAGSSGLTNNPERNREFEKAGAGAIVLKSLFEEQIEMQSSTLMKESDYPEASDYLHEYVKVNQVNEYLELIKKTKELCTIPIIASINCYKADNWIDFARQIELAGADALELNVFYLETGLTHDYYKLQTTYVSIIRKVKETVRIPVILKIGKNFANIPAIVNTIKVNGADGVVLFNRYYQPDIDINTMQIVSGNVFSNHSDLSDTLRWTGIVAGKIPGISIASSTGVHDWEDVIKCLLAGASAVQLTSALYTHGSEIISQVLTCIEEWMHQSRFKTVDEFRGKLNFTNISDPSRYERAQFMKYFSNRD; encoded by the coding sequence ATGATCGATTTAAAAACTAAATATGCCGGGTTAACACTCCGCAATCCTCTTATCGCCGGAAGCTCTGGCTTAACAAACAATCCGGAAAGAAACAGAGAATTTGAAAAAGCTGGTGCAGGTGCCATTGTATTAAAATCGCTTTTTGAAGAGCAGATCGAAATGCAATCGAGCACACTGATGAAAGAATCCGACTACCCCGAAGCTTCCGACTACTTGCATGAGTACGTAAAGGTGAATCAGGTAAACGAATATCTTGAGCTGATCAAAAAGACCAAAGAACTTTGCACAATCCCTATTATCGCAAGTATTAACTGCTATAAAGCCGATAATTGGATTGATTTTGCCCGTCAGATTGAACTTGCAGGAGCCGATGCCCTTGAGTTGAATGTCTTTTATCTGGAAACCGGACTCACACACGATTATTATAAGTTGCAGACTACCTACGTAAGCATTATACGCAAGGTTAAAGAAACTGTTCGTATTCCTGTTATACTTAAGATTGGTAAAAACTTTGCCAATATCCCTGCCATAGTTAATACAATTAAGGTAAACGGTGCAGATGGCGTTGTATTATTCAACCGGTATTATCAACCGGATATCGATATCAACACCATGCAGATTGTATCTGGCAACGTATTCAGCAACCATTCCGACCTTAGTGACACTTTACGCTGGACAGGTATTGTTGCGGGTAAAATTCCGGGAATAAGCATTGCCTCGTCTACCGGTGTACACGATTGGGAAGATGTTATCAAGTGCTTGCTTGCAGGGGCTTCGGCTGTCCAGCTTACCAGTGCGCTTTATACCCACGGATCGGAGATTATTTCGCAGGTACTAACATGCATCGAAGAATGGATGCATCAGTCTCGTTTCAAAACAGTGGATGAGTTCCGCGGCAAATTAAACTTTACAAACATCAGCGACCCGTCACGTTACGAACGTGCCCAGTTTATGAAATATTTTTCAAACCGCGACTAA
- a CDS encoding YggS family pyridoxal phosphate-dependent enzyme, which produces MGITSNIKQLQASIPEGVTLVAVSKFHPVEALQEAYDAGQRIFGENKAQELYSKQEVLPKDIQWHFIGHLQSNKIKVIAPFVHTIHSIDSARLLQEVDKQAARNNRNIRVLLQIYIAKEETKFGLSPEECVELIESGIIESCKHVTIAGLMGMATNTEDETQVSAEFQKLHTFFTELKASYFANKESFCELSMGMSHDYPLAIAQGSTMIRVGSLIFGERSY; this is translated from the coding sequence ATGGGTATAACATCCAACATAAAACAGCTACAAGCGTCTATTCCCGAGGGGGTAACGCTTGTTGCTGTTTCAAAGTTCCATCCTGTGGAAGCTTTGCAGGAAGCCTACGACGCCGGTCAGCGTATTTTCGGTGAGAACAAGGCGCAGGAACTATATTCTAAACAGGAAGTGCTTCCCAAGGATATCCAGTGGCACTTTATCGGACATCTGCAAAGCAATAAAATAAAGGTTATTGCTCCTTTTGTTCATACCATCCATAGCATTGACTCCGCAAGGTTACTGCAGGAAGTAGACAAGCAGGCTGCCCGTAACAACAGGAATATCCGGGTTTTACTACAGATTTATATTGCCAAAGAGGAAACCAAATTCGGACTAAGTCCCGAAGAGTGTGTTGAACTTATCGAAAGCGGGATAATTGAATCCTGTAAACATGTTACCATAGCCGGACTAATGGGAATGGCTACAAACACGGAGGATGAAACACAGGTAAGCGCTGAATTTCAGAAATTACATACTTTCTTTACTGAACTTAAAGCATCTTACTTTGCCAATAAGGAAAGTTTTTGCGAACTTTCCATGGGTATGAGTCACGATTACCCGCTTGCCATTGCCCAGGGAAGCACGATGATTCGTGTAGGAAGCCTCATTTTCGGCGAACGATCCTATTAA
- a CDS encoding DUF4494 domain-containing protein — protein MHNWFECKVSYEKMMENGMQKKVTEPYLVDALSFTEAEARIIEEIQPYITGDFTVADIKRAKISELFFNEAGDRFFRIKVYFITLDEKSGAEKKTAAMMLAQACTLKEAIAVLEEGMKNTMADYSIASVSETMLMDVFPFSLDGKKEGATN, from the coding sequence ATGCATAATTGGTTTGAGTGTAAGGTATCTTACGAAAAGATGATGGAAAACGGAATGCAGAAGAAAGTAACCGAACCTTACTTAGTTGATGCTCTATCATTTACAGAAGCAGAAGCCCGTATTATTGAAGAAATTCAACCTTATATTACCGGCGATTTCACAGTAGCGGACATCAAACGCGCAAAGATTTCGGAACTATTCTTTAATGAAGCGGGCGATCGTTTCTTCAGAATCAAAGTTTATTTCATTACATTGGACGAAAAGAGCGGCGCTGAAAAGAAAACGGCTGCTATGATGCTTGCTCAGGCTTGCACATTAAAGGAAGCCATCGCTGTTTTGGAAGAAGGAATGAAAAATACGATGGCCGATTATTCAATCGCATCGGTTTCTGAAACCATGTTGATGGATGTATTTCCTTTCTCTCTTGATGGTAAGAAAGAAGGCGCAACTAATTGA
- the ndk gene encoding nucleoside-diphosphate kinase, which yields MERTLVILKPCTIQRGLIGEIISRFEKKGLRLVGTKMIWLTDDILKEHYAHLLDKPFFGRIKDAMEVCPVIVCCWEGVDAVQVVRTLSGPTNGRIAQPGTIRGDYSMSIQENMVHASDSIETAKIELNRFFEPSEIFDYKRLCFSSLYAIDEV from the coding sequence ATGGAACGAACACTTGTTATTCTAAAACCTTGTACTATACAGCGAGGTTTGATTGGAGAAATTATCTCCCGGTTTGAAAAAAAAGGATTAAGACTTGTAGGCACGAAGATGATTTGGCTTACAGATGATATTCTTAAAGAACACTACGCACACTTACTTGATAAACCGTTTTTTGGTAGAATCAAAGATGCTATGGAAGTTTGTCCTGTTATTGTTTGTTGCTGGGAAGGTGTGGATGCAGTTCAAGTAGTCAGAACTTTATCCGGACCTACAAACGGACGAATCGCCCAACCGGGCACCATCAGAGGAGATTATAGCATGAGTATACAGGAAAATATGGTTCATGCATCCGACTCTATTGAAACTGCAAAAATCGAATTGAATCGTTTCTTTGAACCTTCAGAGATATTTGATTACAAGCGTCTGTGCTTTTCAAGCCTTTATGCAATTGATGAAGTTTAA
- a CDS encoding DUF1015 domain-containing protein — MANIKPFRGIRPPQAFIEQVASRPYDVLNSEEARAEALGNEKSLYHIIKPEIDFPVGTDEHDEAVYQKAAENFALFKKNGWFVQDDKEQYYVYAQTMNGRTQYGLVVCAYVDDYMKGNIKKHELTRRDKEEDRMKHVRVNNANIEPVFFAYPDNAELDAIVKKYTANTPVYDFTAQPDGFGHQFWIIDCEKDMARITELFADMPSLYIADGHHRSAAAALVGAEKAQQNPNHTGKEEYNYFMAVCFPADQLTIIDYNRVVKDLNGLSDAEFLTKIGNNFIVEEKGADIYKPNQLHNFALYLSGKWYSLTAKPGTYNDNDPIGVLDVTISSNLILDEVLGIKDLRSDKRIDFVGGIRGLGELKNRVDSGEMRVALALYPVSMKQLIDIADTGNIMPPKTTWFEPKLRSGLVIHSLD, encoded by the coding sequence ATGGCTAACATTAAACCTTTTAGAGGTATTCGGCCCCCGCAGGCATTTATTGAACAGGTGGCCTCCCGCCCTTACGACGTACTTAACTCTGAAGAGGCACGTGCAGAGGCATTGGGAAATGAAAAATCATTATATCATATTATCAAGCCGGAAATAGATTTTCCCGTTGGAACCGATGAGCACGATGAAGCTGTTTATCAAAAAGCTGCCGAAAACTTCGCCCTGTTCAAAAAGAACGGATGGTTTGTTCAGGATGACAAAGAACAATATTACGTTTATGCACAGACAATGAATGGCCGTACTCAATATGGCCTGGTGGTGTGCGCGTATGTTGACGACTATATGAAGGGTAATATCAAAAAACATGAGCTTACCCGCCGCGATAAGGAAGAAGACCGGATGAAGCATGTGCGTGTGAACAATGCAAACATCGAACCGGTATTTTTTGCTTACCCCGATAATGCCGAGTTGGATGCTATTGTAAAGAAATATACAGCGAATACTCCTGTTTACGATTTTACAGCTCAGCCCGATGGATTTGGACATCAGTTCTGGATAATTGATTGCGAAAAGGATATGGCTCGTATTACCGAACTGTTTGCGGATATGCCTTCGCTATACATTGCCGACGGTCACCACCGTTCTGCGGCAGCGGCTTTGGTAGGTGCCGAAAAAGCACAACAGAATCCCAACCATACAGGGAAAGAAGAATATAACTATTTTATGGCTGTATGCTTCCCTGCCGATCAGCTTACCATCATTGATTACAACCGTGTGGTAAAAGACCTGAACGGTTTAAGCGATGCAGAGTTTCTGACAAAGATTGGCAACAACTTTATTGTAGAAGAAAAAGGCGCGGATATTTACAAACCAAATCAGCTTCACAATTTTGCTTTGTATCTTAGCGGCAAGTGGTATTCACTTACTGCCAAACCGGGCACATACAACGACAACGATCCTATCGGTGTACTGGATGTTACCATTTCGTCCAATCTTATTTTGGATGAAGTTCTTGGTATCAAGGACCTTCGTTCCGATAAACGTATCGACTTCGTTGGAGGTATTCGTGGATTGGGAGAATTAAAGAACAGAGTAGACAGTGGTGAAATGCGTGTTGCACTCGCTTTGTATCCGGTATCGATGAAACAGCTTATCGACATTGCAGATACGGGAAACATCATGCCTCCTAAAACCACCTGGTTCGAGCCTAAACTTCGTTCGGGTCTGGTTATTCACTCACTCGATTAA
- a CDS encoding NAD(P)-dependent oxidoreductase, protein MTKVLIATDKPFAAVAVKGIREIIEAAGFELALLEKYTEKAQLLDAVKDVDAIIIRSDIIDAEVLDAAKNLKIVVRAGAGYDNVDLDAATAHNVCVMNTPGQNANAVAELVFGMLLYSIRNRYNGTSGTELLTKKLGILAYGNVGRNVARIAKGFGMKVYAYDAFCPAAIIENDGVKALGSTEELFEKCQIISLHIPATAETKNSINFELMNKMPKGAIVVNTARKEVIDEAGLVKMFEERPDFVYLSDIKPSNDAELTEKYADRYFGTPKKMGAQTSEANVNAGLAAANQIVDFVVNGNCKYKVNK, encoded by the coding sequence ATGACAAAAGTATTAATTGCAACAGATAAACCTTTTGCGGCGGTTGCCGTAAAAGGAATCCGTGAAATTATAGAAGCGGCCGGTTTCGAACTGGCTCTTCTTGAAAAATATACGGAAAAAGCACAGCTTCTTGATGCTGTGAAAGATGTGGATGCCATCATTATCCGTAGCGACATTATCGATGCCGAAGTGCTTGACGCAGCAAAGAATCTAAAGATTGTTGTTCGCGCGGGTGCCGGTTACGACAATGTGGATCTTGATGCTGCAACGGCTCATAACGTATGTGTGATGAATACACCGGGACAGAATGCCAACGCAGTTGCCGAACTAGTATTTGGTATGTTGCTTTATTCCATCCGTAACAGATACAACGGTACTTCGGGAACCGAACTTCTTACAAAGAAATTAGGTATTCTTGCTTACGGGAATGTTGGCCGCAATGTGGCTCGCATCGCCAAAGGATTCGGAATGAAGGTGTATGCTTACGATGCTTTCTGCCCTGCCGCTATTATTGAAAACGATGGAGTAAAAGCGCTTGGTTCTACTGAAGAGTTGTTCGAAAAATGCCAGATTATTTCTTTACATATCCCTGCTACTGCGGAAACAAAGAATTCAATCAACTTCGAACTGATGAACAAGATGCCTAAGGGTGCTATCGTTGTAAACACAGCACGTAAAGAGGTTATCGATGAAGCTGGTTTGGTAAAAATGTTCGAAGAACGTCCTGATTTTGTATATCTATCAGATATCAAACCTTCTAACGATGCTGAACTAACAGAAAAGTATGCTGATCGTTACTTCGGAACTCCCAAAAAGATGGGTGCACAAACTTCCGAAGCAAATGTAAATGCAGGTCTTGCTGCGGCAAATCAGATTGTTGATTTCGTGGTAAACGGAAACTGCAAATACAAGGTTAATAAGTAA
- the serC gene encoding 3-phosphoserine/phosphohydroxythreonine transaminase, whose translation MKKHNFYAGPSILSEYTIKNTAAAVENFAGTGLSLLEVSHRSKEFVAVSDEARALIKELLDVPAGYEVVFLGGGASLQFCMVPFNLLNKKASYLDTGTWASNAIKEAKFFGDVEVVASSKDSNYSFIPKNFTVSPDSEYFHFTTNNTIFGTEMRFDPEVGCPLVADMSSDIFSRPIDVSKYDIIYAGAQKNLAPAGVTLAIVREGALGKMDRAIPTMLDYRTHIKKESMFNTPPVLPIFAALQTLRWYKELGGVAALEKINLEKAAILYDEIDRNRLFKGTTAVEDRSIMNVCFVMNEEYQELEAEFNSFASAAGMVGIKGHRSVGGFRASLYNAMPKSSVEALIATMQEFEKLH comes from the coding sequence ATGAAAAAGCACAATTTTTATGCTGGTCCCTCTATCTTAAGTGAGTACACAATCAAGAACACTGCTGCTGCTGTCGAAAACTTCGCAGGCACTGGTTTATCGCTTCTTGAAGTGTCGCACAGAAGCAAAGAGTTTGTGGCCGTAAGCGACGAAGCACGTGCACTTATTAAAGAATTGCTTGATGTTCCTGCTGGCTACGAAGTTGTATTCTTAGGCGGTGGAGCAAGTTTGCAATTCTGTATGGTACCGTTTAACTTGTTAAACAAAAAAGCGTCTTATTTAGACACTGGCACCTGGGCATCAAATGCCATTAAAGAAGCAAAATTCTTTGGGGATGTTGAAGTAGTTGCTTCTTCGAAAGATTCAAATTACTCTTTTATTCCTAAGAACTTTACTGTTTCTCCGGACTCGGAATATTTTCACTTTACAACAAACAACACCATCTTTGGTACAGAGATGCGTTTTGATCCGGAAGTAGGCTGTCCGCTTGTTGCAGACATGTCGTCCGACATCTTCTCTCGTCCCATCGATGTTTCAAAATATGATATCATCTATGCCGGCGCTCAGAAAAACCTTGCTCCTGCAGGTGTTACTTTGGCAATCGTTCGCGAAGGTGCTCTGGGCAAGATGGATCGTGCTATTCCAACGATGCTTGATTACCGGACTCATATCAAAAAAGAGTCTATGTTCAATACGCCTCCTGTATTGCCTATCTTCGCTGCATTGCAGACTTTAAGATGGTACAAGGAATTGGGTGGTGTTGCTGCTCTTGAAAAGATCAATCTTGAAAAGGCTGCTATTCTTTATGATGAAATTGACCGCAACAGATTGTTTAAAGGAACAACTGCTGTAGAAGACCGTTCTATCATGAATGTTTGCTTTGTTATGAATGAAGAATATCAGGAACTGGAAGCCGAATTCAATTCATTTGCATCTGCTGCCGGTATGGTAGGTATTAAGGGTCACCGTTCTGTAGGTGGTTTCCGTGCTTCCTTGTATAACGCAATGCCTAAGAGCAGCGTTGAAGCATTGATCGCAACCATGCAGGAATTTGAAAAACTCCACTAA